A single region of the Neomonachus schauinslandi chromosome 3, ASM220157v2, whole genome shotgun sequence genome encodes:
- the LOC110592277 gene encoding 60S ribosomal protein L39-like: MSSHKTFRIKRFLAKKQKQNRLIPQWIRMKTGNKIRYNSKRRHWRRTKLGL, encoded by the coding sequence ATGTCTTCTCACAAGACTTTCAGAATCAAGCGATTcctggccaagaaacaaaagcagaatcgcCTCATTCCCCAGTGGATTCGGAtgaaaactggtaataaaatcAGGTACAACTCCAAGAGGAGGCACTGGAGAAGAACCAAGCTGGGTCTATAA
- the LOC110592234 gene encoding tRNA-splicing endonuclease subunit Sen15-like isoform X2, whose protein sequence is MAERGDSEPTPGCSGLGPGGILGGGRAAHSWALEDAWMGTHPKYLKMMELDIGDASQVCIAFLVYLDLMESKSWHEVNCVGLPDLQLICLVGPEIEGEGLQTVVPTPISASLSHNRIFPLEDDIYTS, encoded by the exons ATGGCGGAGCGTGGCGATTCCGAGCCCACCCCGGGCTGCAGCGGTCTGGGCCCGGGCGGCATTCTCGGCGGCGGCCGCGCCGCCCACTCATGGGCCCTGGAGGACGCCTGGATGGGCACCCAcccaaagtatttaaaaatgatggAATTAGATATAGGAGATGCCAGCCAAGTTTGCATAGCATTCTTGGTTTACCTGGACCTCATGGAGAGTAAAAGTTGGCATGAAGTAAATTGTGTTGGATTACCAGATCTCCAGCTCATCTGCCTTGTCGGTCCTGAGATAGAAGGAGAAGGATTACAGACTGTGGTGCCTACACCCATCAGTGCTTCCCTCAGCCATAA CAGAATATTTCCCTTAGAAGATGACATCTATACTTCCTGA
- the LOC110592234 gene encoding tRNA-splicing endonuclease subunit Sen15-like isoform X1, giving the protein MAERGDSEPTPGCSGLGPGGILGGGRAAHSWALEDAWMGTHPKYLKMMELDIGDASQVCIAFLVYLDLMESKSWHEVNCVGLPDLQLICLVGPEIEGEGLQTVVPTPISASLSHNRIREILKASRKLQEYFP; this is encoded by the exons ATGGCGGAGCGTGGCGATTCCGAGCCCACCCCGGGCTGCAGCGGTCTGGGCCCGGGCGGCATTCTCGGCGGCGGCCGCGCCGCCCACTCATGGGCCCTGGAGGACGCCTGGATGGGCACCCAcccaaagtatttaaaaatgatggAATTAGATATAGGAGATGCCAGCCAAGTTTGCATAGCATTCTTGGTTTACCTGGACCTCATGGAGAGTAAAAGTTGGCATGAAGTAAATTGTGTTGGATTACCAGATCTCCAGCTCATCTGCCTTGTCGGTCCTGAGATAGAAGGAGAAGGATTACAGACTGTGGTGCCTACACCCATCAGTGCTTCCCTCAGCCATAACAGGATAAGGGAGATCTTGAAGGCATCTCGAAAATTGCAAG AATATTTCCCTTAG